From the Leguminivora glycinivorella isolate SPB_JAAS2020 chromosome 15, LegGlyc_1.1, whole genome shotgun sequence genome, one window contains:
- the LOC125234245 gene encoding uncharacterized protein LOC125234245 isoform X1 has product MCSVKKRGVVTYAPMECKEQLIPLRLVLQKYFSLDNVMAETLDYVNNLLLDNSLIRNIIQGSSWAKVKAKYKDRLVFPLFLFFDDYESGNVLGSHSGIHKLGAVYVSVGCIPPYRASTLTNIFLALLFHSSDRTTFGNNVIFHPLIEELNFLSELGVDIDVPCFHGKLYFSLALIIGDNLGIHSILGFNETFSSNHPCRICNVSKEELKTQCFENEQILRNAENYNEQLLKKCPASTGLKEKCVWLTVNDFSLFDNVGVDIMHDILEGVAKYVMSFLLIKYIRDLKYFSLHVLNSRINHFDYGPDAGSKPCLLTMEHILKGNIRLSASEMLTFLRYFGLLIGDFVPTDDCYWIIYITLRKILDLIMSYKIDKGTCDLLKVLISELNEIYISLSGEKLKPKFHFMVHYPSMLLKFGPLVNFWSMRYEAKHRVSKIAARASFNRRNITLTLANKHQLQLNNMFLKGTLDALFSVGPSKQITVQKRKEVILQLHFNENISLSSVKWVKVKGTHYTPGAILVQNVGDLGDFTFAMIKNIFIYNNDRVIFECVLVTTIDFDFHLHCFEVEIPETESNIFVFQDSLLSYIPNHINLASNGKRYVTQRGHL; this is encoded by the coding sequence ATGTGTAGTGTTAAAAAGCGTGGTGTAGTAACATATGCCCCAATGGAATGTAAAGAGCAATTGATTCCTCTTAGACTTGttttgcaaaaatatttttcactcgACAATGTTATGGCAGAAACTCTCGATTACGTTAACAATTTATTACTAGACAATAGCCTTATTAGAAACATTATACAGGGGAGCTCTTGGGCAAAAGTTAAAGCGAAATACAAGGATAGGTTAGTATTTCCATTGTTCCTATTTTTTGATGATTACGAAAGCGGGAATGTTCTTGGTAGTCATTCGGGTATCCATAAATTAGGAGCTGTGTATGTATCTGTTGGTTGTATTCCTCCATATCGCGCTTCTACTTTAACAAATATCTTTCTAGCTCTTTTATTTCATTCATCTGATAGAACAACCTTTGGAAACAATGTAATATTTCATCCATTAATAGAAGAACTAAATTTTTTATCTGAACTCGGAGTTGATATAGATGTACCGTGTTTTCATGGTAAGCTTTACTTTTCTTTAGCTCTAATAATTGGCGACAACCTGGGGATTCATTCCATCCTAGgatttaatgaaacattttCATCTAATCACCCTTGTCGAATTTGTAATGTCTCCAAAGAGGAATTGAAAACACAATGTTTCGAAAATGAACAAATATTGCGAAATGCTGAAAACTACAACGAACAATTGCTAAAAAAATGCCCTGCTAGCACAGGCCTGAAAGAAAAGTGTGTTTGGTTGACCGTAAATGATTTTAGTTTGTTTGATAACGTAGGTGTAGATATCATGCATGATATTCTGGAAGGTGTAGCTAAATATGTTATGTCTTTTCTCTTGATAAAATATATCCGTGACTTAAAGTATTTCTCATTACATGTTTTAAATTCTAGAATTAATCATTTTGATTATGGTCCTGATGCTGGAAGCAAACCCTGTCTTTTGACTATGGAACATATTTTGAAGGGCAATATTAGACTCTCGGCTTCCGAAATGTTAACTTTTCTTCGATATTTCGGTCTACTAATAGGAGATTTTGTTCCTACTGATGACTGTTATTGGATAATATATATTACTTTGAGGAAAATACTAGATTTGATAATGTCTTATAAGATTGATAAAGGTACTTGTGACCTGTTAAAGGTTTTGATTTCTGAActaaatgaaatttatatatCATTATCTGGGGAAAAACTTAAACCTAAATTTCATTTTATGGTTCACTATCCATCAATGTTGTTAAAATTTGGACCACTAGTAAATTTTTGGAGCATGCGGTATGAGGCTAAACATAGGGTATCTAAAATTGCTGCACGTGCGTCTTTTAACCGTCGTAATATAACATTAACACTGGCCAATAAACATCAATTACAATTgaataatatgtttttaaaagGGACTTTAGATGCGCTTTTCTCTGTAGGTCCGTCTAAACAAATAACGGTACAAAAACGCAAAGAAGTAATACTTCAATTACATTTCAATGAGAATATTTCTCTCAGTTCTGTAAAGTGGGTGAAAGTTAAAGGCACACATTACACGCCCGGAGCAATTCTCGTTCAAAATGTAGGAGATCTAGGTGATTTTACATTTGCGAtgatcaaaaatatttttatttataacaatgatCGCGTCATCTTTGAATGTGTACTTGTAACAACAattgattttgattttcacTTGCATTGCTTCGAAGTGGAAATTCCAGAAACTGAATCAAATATATTTGTGTTCCAGGATTCATTGTTATCTTATATTCCAAATCATATTAATTTAGCTTCAAATGGTAAAAGATATGTTACACAAAGAGGGCATttgtaa